A window of Fusarium verticillioides 7600 chromosome 10, whole genome shotgun sequence contains these coding sequences:
- a CDS encoding 3-oxoacyl-[acyl-carrier protein] reductase, which produces MSSEQLSAGSLFSLNGLVAVVTGGGSGIGLMFVKALLQNGAAKVYIAGRRKEKLDEVTSSLGDKVVGVQCDVTSKSDLQNMVSQIEKDTGYVNLLVCNSGIGGPQVKPLTPETTLEEWAKSNFDTDFGDYVNTFAINTASVWFTSMAFLPLLKKGNEKGNVEQTSQVIVTSSIAAFNKKAPGGWAYGQSKAGAVLAAKQLAVALPQWNIRANCIAPGLFPSEMSEPIVKMYTDESGQPGAVPTSMAPLRRMGDEKDMSGTFLYLASRAGGYCNGTVIVVDGGRLSNFPTTN; this is translated from the exons atgtcttcagAACAACTCAGCGCCGGCtcactcttcagcctcaatggccttgtcgCGGTCGTGACAGGCGGAGGCTCAG GCATCGGCCTCATGTTCGTCAAGGCGTTACTCCAAAATGGTGCCGCAAAGGTCTACATTGCTGGTAGAAGGAAGGAAAAGCTGGATGAAGTCACCAGCTCATTGGGCGACAAGGTCGTTGGAGTCCAGTGCGACGTCACCTCCAAGTCAGATCTGCAGAACATGGTCTCTCAGATTGAGAAGGACACTGGGTACGTCAACCTATTGGTGTGCAACTCCGGTATTGGAGGACCTCAAGTCAAGCCACTCACTCCCGAAACAACATTGGAAGAATGGGCCAAGTCCAACTTTGACACTGATTTCGGCGACTATGTCAACACGTTCGCCATCAATACCGCTTCTGTCTGGTTCACCAGCATGGCTTTCCTCCCACTTCTGAAGAAGGGCAACGAGAAGGGAAATGTCGAGCAGACTTCGCAAGTCATTGTTACCAGCTCCATCGCCGCATTCAACAAGAAAGCTCCCGGCGGTTGGGCATACGGACAGTCCAAGGCTGGAGCTGTTCTAGCAGCCAAGCAGCTTGCCGTTGCCCTTCCTCAGTGGAACATCAGAGCCAATTGTATTGCTCCTGGAT TATTCCCCAGCGAAATGTCAGAGCCGATCGTCAAGATGTATACCGATGAGTCAGGACAGCCTGGTGCCGTGCCGACATCAATGGCGCCACTTCGAAGAATGGGAGACGAGAAGGATATGTCGGGAACTTTCCTATATCTTGCATCTCGGGCGGGTGGATATTGTAACGGCACAGTTATAGTCGTCGATGGCGGTCGCTTGAGTAACTTTCCGACCACCAATTAG
- a CDS encoding OPT family small oligopeptide transporter yields MSASVEKGHAEAEVTAPNKGLVRPETSPGESVEEVLSAAGVGFKDDDPTLPCLTLRMWTIGIAFCLVGSGVNTLYTLRFPSISLSQSAIQFLAYPVGKAWEYTIPDWGFTLFGKRHSLNPGPFNHKENMLIYILANLSFLTRLSADVLTEQRVFYGLKAGWGFEILATLTSILFGFALSGLTRSVVVEPKSLVWPGVLGNTALNAALHTPRKEVMAGKISRYHFFILAFCASFCWYWFPDFIFPALGYFTWICWIAPKNPVVNQVFGMKSGLGLLPFTFDWSQIAYIGSPLVVPVWAILNVLASLVFWIYIVSPALYYSNTWFSAHLPLQSNSIFDNTGEVFNVSKVVNKKDGFTFDHDLYAQYSDIYLPVTYALNTFGLSFATISSLFVWLFLEKRRDLVRTFRDACKSLTSKNTSTRDRLQPQYDAVPLWWYMTAALVALGIGIFTYEYYPVQLRWYGVIFGMVVSSIFFIPLAWVYATSNIKIQIDIFCRIIAGYVWEGKVLANIWFFNVGYISGIKGLAFSQDLKLGIYCGIPPRSLFLVQVVGLIVGTLGQVSVLNWALGNIPNVCNAKLAPNGFTCPFSRTHFNTSMVWGALGPRRFFEPGALYRPLLWFFLVGALLPVVVYLLRTKAFPHVNWLKKIHVPLFLGGLNYIPPASGVNYGSWALFGLLFGALIKKRKTSWWHRFNFVLSSALDCSVAIAGIVIFFAIFYTGAADNFNWWGTNVYKNTCDWKSCPYKALAKGETFGP; encoded by the exons ATGAGTGCATCTGTCGAGAAAGGCCACGCTGAGGCCGAAGTGACCGCTCCAAACAAGGGTCTGGTCCGACCAGAGACATCTCCAG GCGAATCTGTCGAGGAAGTCCTGTCAGCGGCTGGCGTGGGCTTCAAGGATGACGATCCAACTCTACCGTGTCTGACTCTTCGCATGTGGACAATCGGCATTGCCTTTTGTCTTGTGGGTAGCGGAGTAAACACTCTGTACACCCTCAGATTCCCATCCATCAGCCTTTCACAGTCCGCAATCCAGTTCCTCGCTTATCCCGTCGGCAAGGCATGGGAGTATACGATACCAGACTGGGGCTTCACCTTGTTCGGCAAGCGACATAGCCTGAACCCTGGACCCTTCAACCACAAG GAGAACATGCTTATCTACATTTTGGCCaacctcagcttcttgaccCGATTGAGTGCCGATGTCCTCACCGAACAGCGGGTATTCTACGGCCTCAAGGCGGGATGGGGTTTCGAGATCCTTGCAACACTCACATCAATCCTGTTCGGCTTTGCTCTGTCTGGATTGACGCGATCAGTCGTTGTCGAACCAAAGAGCCTCGTTTGGCCCGGCGTGCTCGGAAACACGGCTCTCAACGCGGCCCTGCATACACCACGCAAGGAGGTGATGGCTGG CAAGATTTCTCGTTACCACTTCTTTATCCTCGCCTTCTGCGCCTCTTTCTGTTGGTACTGGTTCCCCGACTTTATCTTCCCTGCCTTGGGTTACTTTACGTGGATCTGCTGGATCGCCCCCAAGAACCCTGTCGTCAACCAGGTGTTTGGCATGAAGAGTGGACTGGGGTTGTTGCCTTTCACCTTCGACT GGAGTCAAATTGCCTATATCGGATCACCACTTGTAGTCCCGGTCTGGGCCATCCTCAACGTTCTCgcctctcttgtcttctggaTCTACATTGTTAGCCCAGCGCTCTACTACTCGAACACCTGGTTCTCAGCTCATCTACCGCTACAAAGCAATTCAATCTTCGATAACACCGGAGAAGTCTTCAACGTCTCGAAGGTTGTCAATAAGAAGGACGGCTTCACTTTTGATCATGATCTGTATGCACAATACTCCGAC ATCTATCTCCCTGTAACCTATGCGCTCAACACTTTCGGTCTGTCGTTTGCTACCATCTCCTCTCTTTTTGTCTGGCTCTTTCTCGAGAAGCGCCGGGATTTAGTGAGAACATTCCGCGATGCTTGCAAATCGTTGACGTCGAAGAACACTTCCACTCGTGACAGACTGCAGCCGCAATATGATGCAGTTCCGCTTTGGTGGTACATGACTGCTGCCCTTGTAGCATTGGGTATCGGTATCTTCACCTATGAGTACTACCCCGTTCAGCTGCGTTGGTATGGCGTGATTTTCGGCATGGTAGTTTCCTctatcttcttcatccct CTCGCTTGGGTGTATGCCACtagcaacatcaagattCAGATCGATATCTTCTGTCGCATCATCGCTGGTTACGTCTGGGAAGGCAAGGTCCTGGCCAATATCTGGTTCTTCAACGTTGGCTACATCTCGGGCATCAAGGGCCTTGCTTTCTCTCAAGACCTGAAGCTCGGTATCTATTGCGGT ATCCCTCCTCGAAGCCTCTTCCTGGTCCAAGTAGTCGGCCTTATCGTTGGAACTCTTGGTCAAGTGTCCGTCCTCAACTGGGCACTCGGAAACATCCCCAACGTCTGCAATGCCAAACTTGCTCCGAACGGCTTTACCTGTCCCTTTTCCCGAACTCATTTCAACACAAGTATGGTCTGGGGCGCACTCGGTCCCCGTCGTTTCTTCGAGCCAGGCGCTCTCTACAGGCCCTTGCTCTGGTTCTTCCTCGTCGGAGCTCTTCTCCCTGTCGTCGTATACCTCCTTCGAACCAAGGCATTCCCTCATGTCAattggctgaagaagattcATGTTCCGCTGTTCCTGGGCGGCTTGAACTATATCCCTCCTGCATCAGGTGTCAACTATGGCAGTTGGGCTTTATTCGGGCTCTTGTTTGGCGCTCTTATTaagaagcgcaagaccaGCTGGTGGCATCGATTTAACTTCGTTCTGAGCTCCGCTCTGGATTGTTCTGTCGCTATCGCtggcatcgtcatcttcttcgccattTTCTATACCGGTGCCGCGGATAACTTCAATTGGTGGGGAACCAACGTGTACAAG AATACTTGCGATTGGAAGAGTTGCCCTTACAAGGCGTTAGCAAAAGGGGAGACCTTTGGACCTTAG
- a CDS encoding POT family proton-dependent oligopeptide transporter translates to MAQNHEDLAAELHEELGERVPAEKKTDLAGGYIAPSIDEKKSLDKQHYPSDPEFGTTADGEEPNDHEKATLRRVGENLPASAFLIAVVELTERFTYYGAQGLFQNYISNSPTGADGAKGLGMGHQAATGLNLFFQWFCYVTPILGAIIADQYLGKYRTILVFCGFYWVGLIILWTTSLPVAMEHGAGKAGYIVAIIVIGLGTGGIKSNIAPLIADQYQRRRMAIRTEKNGERVVIDPAITYQRIYMIFYWCINVGALSLLATPFMEKYKGFWTAYLMCFCMFNVGIVTLVLRRKTFVNRPPQGSVITDAFKALGMMIAARNTDAAKPSWREANGKTKVVPWNDHFVDELKRALRACKVFIFYPIFWVCYGQFSTNFVTQAGQMQGHGVPNDLMQNFDPISILVFTPLIEKVLYPILRRAGIELRPIARITIGFWLAALCLAYAAIVQHIIYSAGPCYEHPGECAAGQDGNTKLPNNVHIAIQTPAYIFIGISEIFISVTGLEYAYTKAPPSMKSFVQSIYLFTNAFGSAIAEALVSEAKDPNFLWLYTGVGISSFVTGCIFYAIFRHYDAQEDAMYDLDRDEPTLTHNGIEPKTVDHE, encoded by the exons ATGGCCCAGAATCACGAGGATTTGGCTGCCGA GCTCCACGAGGAGTTAGGTGAGCGCGTGcccgccgagaagaagactgaTCTCGCTGGTGGTTATATCGCCCCTTctattgatgagaagaagtctcTCGACAAGCAGCACTATCCTTCTGATCCTGAGTTCGGTACCACtgccgatggcgaggagCCCAATGATCATGAGAAGGCGACTCTTCGACGTGTAGGAGAGAACCTCCCTGCTTCAGCTTTCCTCATCGCTGTGGTTGAGTTGACGGAACGATTCACCTACTATGGTGCTCAGGGTCTTTTCCAGAACtacatctccaacagcccGACAGGCGCAGATGGTGCCAAGGGTCTTGGAATGGGCCATCAGGCTGCTACTGgtctcaacctcttcttccaatgGTTCTGCTACGTGACTCCCATTCTCggtgccatcatcgccgatcAGTATCTCGGAAAGTACAGGACCATCTTGGTCTTCTGCGGTTTTTACTGGGTtggtctcatcatcctctggaCTACATCGCTACCTGTTGCTATGGAACATGGCGCTGGAAAGGCTGGATACATCGTTGCTATTATCGTTATTGGTCTCGGAACCGGTGGTATCAAGTCCAACATTGCGCCTCTCATCGCCGATCAGTACCAGCGACGCAGAATGGCTATCCGAACTGAGAAGAACGGCGAGCGCGTTGTCATCGACCCTGCTATTACCTACCAGCGCATCTACATGATCTTCTATTGGTGCATCAACGTCGGTGCCCTCTCGCTGCTCGCTACCCCCTTCATGGAGAAGTACAAGGGTTTCTGGACCGCCTACCTCATGTGTTTCTGCATGTTCAACGTCGGTATCGTCACTCTGGTCCTCCGCCGAAAGACCTTTGTCAACCGCCCTCCCCAGGGCTCCGTTATCACTGATGCCTTCAAGGCTCTTGGTATGATGATTGCTGCACGCAACACCGATGCCGCGAAGCCCTCGTGGCGCGAGGCCAACGGAAAGACCAAGGTTGTCCCCTGGAACGACCACTTTGTCGACGAGCTTAAGCGTGCTCTCCGCGCCTGCAAGGTCTTCATCTTCTACCCCATCTTCTGGGTTTGCTACGGACAGTTCTCCACCAACTTCGTCACCCAAGCTGGTCAGATGCAAGGTCACGGTGTTCCCAACGATCTGATGCAGAACTTTGATCCCATCTCCATTTTGGTTTTCACGcctctcatcgagaaggTCTTGTATCCCATCCTTCGCCGAGCTGGTATTGAGCTTCGACCTATTGCCCGAATCACCATCGGTTTCTGGCTCGCTGCTCTCTGCCTTGCCTACGCTGCCATCGTTCAGCACATCATCTACTCTGCTGGACCTTGCTATGAACACCCCGGTGAATGTGCTGCTGGTCAGGACGGtaacaccaagcttcccaaCAACGTGCACATCGCCATCCAGACACCCGCCTACATCTTCATCGGTATCTCTGAGATCTTTATTTCCGTCACTGGTCTCGAATACGCCTACACCAAGGCCCCTCCCAGCATGAAGTCCTTCGTGCAGTCTATCTacctcttcaccaacgcTTTCGGATCTGCCATCGCCGAGGCACTTGTTTCTGAGGCCAAGGACCCCAACTTTTTGTGGCTCTACACTGGTGTTGgtatctcttctttcgtcACTGGCTGCATCTTTTATGCTATCTTCCGCCACTAtgatgctcaagaagatgccatgTATGATCTGGACAGAGATGAGCCAACTCTTACCCACAACGGCATTGAGCCCAAGACTGTGGATCACGAGTAA